A genomic window from Silene latifolia isolate original U9 population chromosome Y, ASM4854445v1, whole genome shotgun sequence includes:
- the LOC141627993 gene encoding uncharacterized protein LOC141627993, translated as MEIVKNMEVFIPFTELITHVPAYANYMKDILTKKKSIRGSKTIAFTGTNSTIIQGNSPPKLKDPGSFSIPCTIGDTKINKALCDLGTSLSVMPYAVCEKQGMGELKCTSMTLQMADRSTKKPLGVWEDVPIRVGKFFIPVEFVIVDMEEDSNIPFILERPFLHNAGEVIDVKHGMLTLEVGDEKIAFNIDKTMGAPHLNEPCFMADHYSRKCDKKKSEPLSKDHITMPNKSINNG; from the coding sequence atggagattgtgaaaaaCATGGAGGTTTTTATCCCTTTCACGGAGCTAATTACTCATGTACCGGCCTATGCAAACTACATgaaggatattcttaccaagaagaagtccattAGAGGGTCGAAGACTATAGCATTTACCGGCACAAATAGTACCATTATTCAAGGAAACTCCCCACCTAAGCTTAAAGATCCAGGAAGCTTTTCTAtcccatgtaccattggtgacactAAAATCAACAAGGCGCTATGTGACTTAGGTACTAGCTTGAGTGTTATGCCATACGCGGTATGTGAGAAGCAAGGAATGGGAGAGTTAAAGTGTACTAGCAtgacattgcaaatggcggatcgCTCTACAAAGAAGCCACTCGGGGTTTGGGAAGACGTGCCCATAAGAGTTGGAAAATTCTTCATACCGGTGGAGTTTGTAATTGtggatatggaggaagattctaaTATACCATTCATTTTGGAAAGGCCATTTCTACACAACGCCGGAGAAGTGATTGATGTCAAGCATGGGATGCTAACCCTTGAAGTTGGTGATGAGAAGATAGCCTTCAACATAGATAAGACAATGGGAGCTCCACATTTaaatgaaccatgctttatggctGACCACTATAGTCGGAAATGTGACAAGAAGAAGTCTGAACCCCTATCTAAGGATCATATCACTATGCCAAATAAATCCATCAATAACGGTTAG